One genomic window of Ignavibacteriota bacterium includes the following:
- a CDS encoding ABC transporter ATP-binding protein, producing MPILDVRDVHKWYPLQNGWTAASTSYLRAVDGVTFTIDRGRVLGLAGESGCGKSTLARVVLRLVKATAGSVSFDGLDVLALPREELRRIRKRMQIIFQDPFSSLNPRLSIGAMLSEILLVHGIAARARDTDARIGALLETVGLNTFHARRYPHEFSSGQRQRIGIARALAVEPEFIVCDEPVSALDVSIQAAIINLLLDLKEKFGLTYLFISHDLHVLRHIADDLAVMYLGRIVEIGPAAAVTTEPLHPYSRALVASMPAPVPGRPVAHTVLHGEAPGAVDIPGGCPFHPRCPEAQPACAFVQPRLATVAEGRLVSCLLYPQCHEAGGIARAESVS from the coding sequence ATGCCCATACTCGACGTTCGTGACGTACACAAATGGTATCCGCTTCAGAACGGATGGACAGCGGCGTCCACCTCGTACCTGCGCGCGGTCGACGGGGTCACATTTACCATCGACAGGGGCCGTGTACTCGGACTCGCAGGCGAATCCGGTTGCGGAAAATCCACCCTTGCGCGGGTCGTGCTCCGGCTGGTCAAAGCAACAGCCGGATCTGTGTCCTTCGACGGCCTCGACGTGCTGGCCCTTCCGCGCGAGGAGCTGCGTCGCATCCGCAAGCGTATGCAGATCATCTTTCAGGATCCCTTCTCCTCCCTGAATCCGCGGCTCTCGATCGGGGCCATGCTGTCGGAAATTCTCCTTGTCCACGGCATCGCCGCGCGGGCGCGCGACACCGACGCGCGCATCGGCGCACTGCTCGAGACGGTCGGGCTCAACACCTTCCATGCACGCAGATATCCGCACGAGTTCTCGAGCGGCCAGCGGCAGCGTATCGGGATAGCACGCGCGCTGGCCGTCGAACCCGAGTTCATCGTGTGTGACGAGCCCGTGTCCGCGCTCGATGTATCGATTCAGGCGGCCATCATCAATCTGCTGCTCGATCTCAAGGAAAAATTCGGACTGACCTATCTTTTTATTTCGCACGACCTGCACGTGCTCCGGCATATCGCCGACGATCTCGCCGTGATGTATCTCGGACGCATCGTCGAGATTGGTCCGGCGGCCGCCGTCACAACCGAACCGCTTCATCCGTATTCGCGGGCGCTGGTGGCCAGCATGCCCGCGCCGGTGCCGGGCCGTCCTGTCGCGCATACCGTGCTGCATGGCGAAGCGCCGGGCGCCGTCGATATACCCGGGGGATGTCCCTTTCATCCCCGCTGCCCCGAGGCGCAGCCCGCGTGCGCCTTTGTGCAGCCACGGCTTGCGACGGTCGCGGAGGGACGTCTCGTCAGTTGCCTGCTCTATCCGCAATGCCACGAGGCGGGCGGGATTGCGCGCGCGGAGTCCGTGTCATGA
- the amrB gene encoding AmmeMemoRadiSam system protein B: MTDRENSDYTTHPIPPLRLDLEPVPVESEGEQILILRDPNGYSERVLSLSLQAWTLMLAFDGELNATQLSDRIFDADAVRLPAEQIAGLALLLDNAGFLHNQRFEALRAREDAAFAKLTVRPAVHAGQSYPSKAPELKAFFDALFVDAAASQHAAPIGILAPHIDLKIGPHVYVPAYASLRDAEPDTVVVLGTSHYSSEDLFLLTGKHFETPLGVARCDTELLSLLREKTGDKFTGRDAAHRREHSIEFQILFLQHVFRERMPRILPVLCTSFEYTLESGGPQADPRYRRFVSGFREALVESGRRVAYVVSVDWSHFGRKFGDTEDAAALLDSVRASDARQLDALARLDYPDFVAQLRSTMNGTRIDGFSCISTFLDIAVPDRASLLAYDVWHEEERASAVSFAAMSFWRDRNGVH, from the coding sequence ATGACCGATCGCGAGAACAGCGACTACACGACGCATCCTATTCCACCGCTCCGCCTTGATCTTGAACCGGTTCCCGTCGAATCGGAAGGCGAGCAGATCCTTATACTTCGTGATCCGAACGGATACAGCGAGCGTGTTCTCTCGCTTTCGCTGCAGGCGTGGACGCTGATGCTCGCCTTCGATGGCGAGCTGAACGCGACACAACTCAGCGATCGCATCTTCGACGCCGATGCGGTGCGCCTGCCCGCGGAACAGATAGCCGGCCTCGCGCTCCTGCTCGACAACGCGGGATTCCTGCACAATCAGCGCTTTGAAGCACTCCGCGCCAGGGAAGACGCCGCGTTTGCGAAACTCACAGTGCGGCCTGCCGTCCACGCGGGACAATCGTATCCGTCGAAGGCGCCGGAACTGAAGGCGTTTTTTGATGCGCTGTTCGTGGATGCCGCCGCTTCCCAGCACGCGGCGCCGATCGGAATCCTGGCTCCACACATCGATCTGAAGATCGGTCCGCATGTGTACGTCCCCGCCTATGCATCGCTGCGCGACGCGGAACCCGACACCGTGGTCGTGCTGGGCACGAGTCACTACTCGAGCGAGGATCTGTTTCTCCTCACGGGAAAACACTTCGAAACGCCGCTCGGCGTCGCGCGATGTGACACGGAACTTCTGTCGCTGCTGCGTGAAAAAACAGGCGACAAGTTCACCGGCCGTGATGCGGCCCACAGGCGCGAGCACTCTATCGAGTTCCAGATTCTTTTCCTGCAGCACGTCTTCCGCGAGCGTATGCCCCGCATCCTGCCCGTGCTCTGCACCTCCTTCGAATACACGCTCGAGTCGGGAGGACCGCAGGCCGATCCCCGGTACCGGCGTTTTGTGTCCGGCTTCCGCGAGGCGCTCGTCGAGTCCGGCCGCCGTGTCGCGTACGTCGTAAGTGTCGACTGGTCGCATTTCGGCCGGAAATTCGGCGACACCGAAGACGCCGCCGCGCTGCTCGACAGCGTGCGGGCCTCCGACGCGCGGCAGCTCGACGCGCTCGCGCGGCTCGACTATCCCGATTTTGTGGCGCAGCTCCGTTCCACGATGAACGGCACGCGCATCGACGGATTCTCGTGTATCAGCACCTTCCTCGATATCGCCGTGCCCGACCGCGCGTCCCTGCTCGCCTACGACGTCTGGCACGAGGAAGAGCGCGCCTCGGCCGTCTCTTTCGCCGCGATGTCATTCTGGAGGGATCGAAATGGAGTTCATTGA
- a CDS encoding TatD family hydrolase: MEFIDTHCHLFWDDFVEDLDAVLTRARAAGVGRFIVPATTLDTMRSAADIADRHQGVYATAGVHPHDTAALPDGALEMIEEHAMRRRCVAIGEIGLDYYYDYSPKERQWEALHAQLALARRLDLPVILHNRESDDDLLAICAEHQDGALRGQFHCFSSSPAYAERVLALGFHISFTGNVTYKKSTLSDVLARVPDDRILLETDAPFMAPVPHRGTRNEPERIPLIAAKFAELRGCSLAHVAEVTTRNAVELFRLPDLTQRVGHDATSG; encoded by the coding sequence ATGGAGTTCATTGACACCCACTGCCATCTGTTCTGGGACGACTTTGTCGAGGACCTCGACGCGGTGCTTACGCGCGCGCGCGCGGCCGGCGTGGGGCGCTTCATCGTGCCCGCCACCACGCTCGACACCATGCGCAGCGCGGCCGATATCGCGGACAGGCATCAGGGCGTGTACGCGACCGCGGGCGTGCACCCGCACGACACGGCCGCGCTCCCCGACGGCGCGCTCGAGATGATCGAGGAACACGCGATGCGGAGGCGCTGCGTGGCCATCGGCGAGATCGGCCTCGACTACTACTACGACTACTCGCCGAAGGAACGGCAGTGGGAGGCCCTGCATGCGCAGCTCGCCCTCGCCCGACGGCTCGATCTGCCTGTCATCCTGCACAACAGGGAATCCGACGACGATCTGCTGGCGATATGCGCCGAACATCAGGATGGAGCGCTGCGCGGCCAGTTCCACTGCTTCTCATCCTCCCCCGCGTACGCCGAACGTGTGCTCGCGCTCGGGTTTCACATCTCCTTCACAGGCAATGTGACGTATAAAAAGAGCACTCTGTCCGATGTTCTCGCACGAGTGCCCGACGACCGCATTCTTCTTGAAACCGACGCGCCGTTTATGGCCCCCGTGCCGCACAGGGGAACGAGAAACGAACCGGAGCGGATCCCGCTGATCGCGGCGAAGTTCGCGGAGCTGCGGGGCTGCAGTCTCGCACACGTCGCCGAAGTGACAACGCGCAACGCCGTGGAATTGTTCCGTCTACCCGACCTTACGCAACGGGTTGGACATGATGCCACGAGCGGCTAG
- the lptB gene encoding LPS export ABC transporter ATP-binding protein, with translation MNATPRLLRAEGLKKRYRKRYVVKGASVSVQQGEIVGLLGPNGAGKTTTFYMITGMIKPTEGEVFLDGERITPLAMYKRSRKGIGYLPQEASVFRQMTVEENLLAILEVTGVGRDERKRRAEELMVDFNIAHIRNSKGYMLSGGERRRTEIARALTTNPSFILLDEPFAGVDPIAVEDIMRIVIALKQRNIGVLITDHNVHETLSIVDRAYLLFDGDILMEGDSEKLANDADARRIYLGESFKLDRY, from the coding sequence ATGAACGCAACGCCGCGCCTCCTCCGGGCCGAAGGCCTCAAGAAACGATACCGCAAGCGGTATGTCGTGAAGGGCGCCAGCGTGTCCGTGCAGCAGGGCGAGATCGTCGGTTTGCTCGGGCCCAACGGGGCGGGCAAGACCACCACGTTCTATATGATCACCGGGATGATCAAACCGACCGAGGGTGAGGTGTTCCTCGACGGCGAACGTATCACGCCGCTGGCCATGTACAAACGGTCGCGCAAGGGCATCGGATATCTGCCTCAGGAGGCGTCGGTATTCCGCCAGATGACGGTGGAGGAAAACCTGCTCGCCATCCTTGAGGTGACCGGCGTCGGCCGGGACGAACGCAAGCGGCGCGCCGAGGAACTGATGGTCGATTTCAACATCGCGCACATTCGGAACAGCAAAGGATACATGTTGTCGGGCGGGGAAAGACGGCGCACCGAAATCGCGCGCGCCCTCACGACCAACCCGAGCTTCATCCTCCTCGACGAACCCTTCGCGGGCGTGGATCCCATCGCCGTCGAAGACATCATGCGCATCGTCATCGCGCTCAAACAGCGGAATATCGGTGTGCTGATCACCGATCACAACGTGCATGAGACACTTTCCATCGTCGATCGCGCCTACCTGCTTTTCGACGGCGATATCCTCATGGAAGGCGATTCGGAAAAACTGGCAAACGACGCCGACGCGCGCCGCATCTATCTCGGCGAAAGCTTCAAGCTCGATCGGTACTGA
- the apaG gene encoding Co2+/Mg2+ efflux protein ApaG has protein sequence MVPYTETTQGVTIRVQPFFLEERSNVLKREFFFVYFIVIENHGTSNVQLLRRRWQIHDSAGEEYVVEGDGVVGQQPVIAPGANHQYNSFCVLKSFEGSMEGTYLMQREDGSTFEAVIPRFSLRAWNN, from the coding sequence ATGGTACCATACACAGAAACAACCCAGGGAGTCACCATTCGCGTGCAGCCGTTTTTCCTCGAGGAACGGTCCAATGTTCTCAAACGCGAGTTTTTTTTCGTGTACTTCATCGTCATCGAGAATCACGGCACATCGAACGTCCAACTCCTGCGCCGCCGCTGGCAGATTCACGATTCGGCTGGTGAGGAGTATGTGGTCGAGGGCGACGGTGTCGTAGGCCAGCAGCCGGTCATCGCCCCCGGCGCAAATCACCAGTACAACAGCTTCTGCGTGCTCAAATCGTTCGAGGGTTCGATGGAGGGGACGTATCTCATGCAGCGTGAGGACGGCTCCACGTTCGAGGCGGTTATACCGCGTTTCTCGCTCCGCGCCTGGAATAACTGA
- a CDS encoding ATP-dependent Clp protease ATP-binding subunit — protein MEGNFSNRVQEVIRLSREEALRLGHDYIGTEHLLLGVIREGEGIAVKILRNLGADLYKIKKTIEDTVRSSGGTLTIGNIPLTKQAEKVLKITYLEAKLYKSEVIGTEHLLLSLLRDDDNIAAQILAQFTVQYDTVRNELDNILSGKPSQAPRGEASSTPSEPARGGAAGGSGGERRSERTKTPVLDNFGRDLTKLAIEDKLDPIVGREKEIERVAQVLSRRKKNNPVLIGEPGVGKTAIAEGLALRIIQKKVSRVLHNKRVVTLDLAALVAGTKYRGQFEERMKAVMNELEKAADIILFIDELHTIVGAGGASGSLDASNMFKPALARGEIQCIGATTLDEYRQYIEKDGALDRRFQKIMVDPTTVPETIQILRNIKHKYEEHHAVRFTDKAIEECVRLSDRYITDRYLPDKAIDVLDEAGARVHLQNIVVPQEIVTFEEEIEKIKLQKNQVVRNQNFEEAARLRDIEKRLLHDLEEAKRNWESASQSIVHDVDEEVIADVVSMMTSIPVNRIAQSESQKLLSMSEELKREIIGQDEAIDKLSRAIRRTRAGLKDPSRPIGSFVFLGPTGVGKTEMAKVLARYLFDSEDALVRIDMSEYMEKFSVSRLVGAPPGYVGYEEGGQLTEKIRRKPYSVVLLDEIEKAHPDVFNILLQVLDDGLITDGLGRKIDFKNTILIMTSNVGTREIKKHGQFGFAEAPREENTYNDMRRTLEDSMKRLFNPEFLNRIDETIVFHPLSKDHIYSIIDIATRKLFERIDHMGLRIEFTQEAKDFIVEKGYDPAFGARPLRRALQTYVEDPLAEEILRGNFPAGSNVSVSFNAEAGALAFGHAADSAPAPAPLNEPPAANTQSESDEPVLEGESGQDKP, from the coding sequence ATGGAAGGCAATTTCTCGAATAGAGTGCAGGAAGTGATCCGGCTCAGCCGCGAAGAGGCATTGCGGCTCGGTCACGATTATATCGGGACGGAACACCTGCTCTTGGGGGTTATCAGGGAAGGCGAAGGGATCGCCGTCAAGATTCTGCGGAACCTTGGCGCGGATCTGTATAAAATCAAAAAGACCATCGAGGACACGGTCCGGTCCTCCGGCGGCACACTGACCATCGGAAACATCCCGCTGACGAAGCAGGCCGAGAAGGTGCTGAAGATCACCTATCTCGAGGCCAAGCTCTACAAGTCGGAAGTGATCGGCACCGAGCATCTCCTCCTGTCGCTGCTTCGTGACGACGACAACATCGCGGCGCAGATCCTCGCGCAGTTCACCGTGCAGTACGATACAGTCCGCAACGAACTCGACAATATCCTGAGCGGCAAACCGTCGCAGGCCCCGCGCGGCGAGGCCTCGTCGACTCCGTCGGAGCCGGCACGTGGCGGCGCCGCGGGCGGATCCGGTGGCGAGCGCCGTTCCGAACGGACGAAGACACCCGTGCTCGACAATTTCGGACGCGATCTGACCAAGTTGGCGATCGAGGACAAGCTCGATCCGATAGTCGGCCGCGAGAAGGAAATCGAACGGGTGGCCCAGGTCCTTTCCCGCCGCAAGAAAAACAATCCGGTGCTCATCGGCGAGCCCGGCGTGGGCAAGACCGCCATCGCCGAGGGTCTCGCGCTGCGCATCATCCAGAAAAAGGTCTCGCGCGTGCTGCACAACAAGCGCGTCGTGACCCTCGACCTTGCGGCCCTCGTCGCGGGCACGAAGTACCGCGGCCAGTTCGAGGAGCGCATGAAGGCCGTGATGAACGAGCTTGAAAAGGCGGCCGACATCATCCTCTTCATCGACGAGCTGCACACGATAGTGGGCGCAGGCGGCGCGTCGGGTTCGCTCGACGCATCGAACATGTTCAAGCCCGCCCTGGCGCGCGGCGAGATACAGTGCATCGGCGCCACAACACTCGACGAGTACCGTCAGTACATCGAAAAGGATGGCGCGCTCGACCGCCGCTTTCAGAAAATCATGGTGGATCCCACCACCGTGCCCGAGACGATACAGATTCTCCGCAACATCAAACACAAGTATGAAGAGCATCACGCGGTGCGCTTCACCGACAAGGCCATCGAGGAGTGCGTCCGTTTGAGCGACCGCTACATCACCGACCGCTACCTGCCCGACAAGGCGATCGACGTGCTCGACGAAGCGGGTGCACGCGTGCATCTGCAGAACATCGTCGTGCCACAGGAGATCGTCACCTTCGAGGAGGAGATCGAGAAGATCAAGCTCCAGAAGAACCAGGTCGTGCGAAACCAGAACTTCGAGGAGGCCGCGCGCCTGCGCGACATCGAGAAGCGCCTGCTGCACGACCTCGAGGAGGCCAAGCGCAACTGGGAAAGCGCATCGCAGTCGATCGTGCACGATGTGGACGAGGAGGTGATCGCCGACGTCGTCTCGATGATGACCAGCATTCCCGTCAACCGCATCGCGCAGTCGGAATCGCAGAAATTGCTGAGCATGTCGGAAGAACTCAAACGCGAGATCATCGGACAGGACGAGGCCATCGACAAATTGAGCCGCGCAATTCGCAGGACACGCGCCGGTCTCAAGGATCCTTCCCGTCCCATCGGTTCCTTCGTGTTCCTCGGTCCGACAGGTGTCGGTAAAACCGAGATGGCCAAGGTGCTCGCGCGCTACCTGTTCGATTCGGAAGACGCGCTTGTGCGCATCGACATGAGCGAGTACATGGAGAAATTCTCCGTCTCACGCCTCGTGGGCGCGCCTCCGGGCTATGTCGGCTACGAGGAAGGCGGCCAGCTCACCGAAAAAATCCGGCGCAAGCCTTACTCGGTCGTTCTGCTCGACGAAATCGAGAAGGCCCACCCCGACGTGTTCAATATCCTCCTGCAGGTACTCGACGATGGTCTCATCACCGACGGACTTGGACGCAAGATCGACTTCAAGAACACGATCCTGATCATGACGTCGAATGTCGGCACGCGGGAAATCAAAAAACACGGGCAGTTCGGTTTCGCCGAAGCCCCCCGCGAGGAGAACACGTACAACGACATGCGGCGCACGCTCGAGGATTCGATGAAGCGCCTGTTCAATCCCGAATTCCTGAACCGTATCGACGAGACCATCGTTTTCCATCCCCTGTCGAAGGATCACATCTACTCGATCATCGACATCGCGACGCGCAAACTGTTCGAGCGCATCGACCACATGGGACTGCGCATCGAGTTCACGCAGGAGGCAAAAGATTTCATCGTCGAAAAGGGCTACGATCCGGCCTTCGGCGCGCGTCCGTTGCGCCGGGCTCTGCAGACCTATGTCGAGGATCCGCTGGCGGAAGAAATCCTCCGCGGCAATTTCCCCGCAGGCAGCAACGTGAGCGTAAGTTTCAACGCCGAGGCGGGCGCGCTCGCCTTCGGTCACGCCGCCGATTCGGCTCCGGCGCCCGCGCCGCTGAACGAACCGCCCGCGGCCAACACGCAGTCCGAATCAGACGAGCCGGTGCTCGAGGGCGAGAGCGGTCAGGACAAACCCTGA
- a CDS encoding ABC transporter permease: protein MAHIGVGSLPLVLIIGLFTGMVSSWQAAYQFQGMISFSLIGGAVSRAIFIELGPVLSAIVIAGRVGASIAAELGTMKVTEQIDALESMAIDPVRYLAMPRFVGAVIMMPVLVVFANAIALIGAFLVANFFLGITSQVFFGSVQRFFESKDVISGLVKAVAFGGVTSILGCHIGFRTSGGAEGVGLSTIRAFVISAAMILILDYALWMVIF from the coding sequence ATGGCGCATATCGGCGTGGGCTCGCTTCCACTCGTTCTGATTATCGGACTGTTCACCGGCATGGTGTCGTCGTGGCAGGCGGCCTATCAATTCCAGGGCATGATCAGCTTCTCCCTCATAGGCGGTGCGGTGAGCCGCGCGATCTTTATCGAACTGGGCCCCGTCCTCTCGGCCATCGTCATCGCCGGACGCGTGGGCGCATCGATCGCCGCGGAACTCGGCACGATGAAAGTGACCGAGCAGATCGACGCACTCGAAAGTATGGCCATCGACCCCGTGCGCTATCTCGCGATGCCGCGTTTTGTGGGCGCGGTGATCATGATGCCCGTGCTTGTTGTCTTTGCCAATGCCATAGCGCTGATCGGGGCCTTCCTCGTCGCGAACTTCTTCCTCGGCATCACCTCACAGGTGTTTTTCGGAAGTGTGCAGCGGTTTTTCGAATCGAAGGATGTGATCTCTGGTCTTGTCAAGGCCGTCGCTTTCGGAGGCGTGACCTCGATACTGGGCTGCCATATCGGCTTCCGCACAAGCGGCGGCGCTGAAGGCGTCGGTCTCTCCACCATCCGCGCCTTCGTCATTTCAGCCGCAATGATTCTGATCCTGGATTATGCCCTTTGGATGGTCATTTTCTGA
- the rlmN gene encoding 23S rRNA (adenine(2503)-C(2))-methyltransferase RlmN — MEALNLFGQTLDELRSLLQERGMPRYRAEQVFYWMYNRRVTDFGLMTNLPKAERTALAESFRITHPVIAGEQNSADGTRKFLFTLEDDLRVETVLIPSETEEAGRPKRLTLCLSTQVGCPLDCAFCATASMKMRRNARAWEIVGQYFGALAASGQRITNLVYMGMGEPMLNYDETMKSIDLITHETTCGVGSAHITVSTAGLVDGIRRMADEQRKAKLAISLHSTDDALRSVLMPINRKYPLSELIAAAEYYYRATRRRITWEYILFDDLNDTEADVQRLLRLMRRVPSKVNLIPFHPIDSALSHPPRLELRPSPPARIERFAEALRAGNATVMLRSSSGRDIDAACGQLAVRSHIRKRAVTTS, encoded by the coding sequence ATGGAAGCCCTCAACCTGTTCGGACAAACACTCGACGAGTTGCGCTCGCTGTTACAGGAGCGCGGAATGCCTCGGTACCGGGCGGAGCAGGTGTTTTACTGGATGTACAACCGGCGCGTCACCGATTTTGGGCTGATGACAAATCTGCCGAAGGCGGAAAGAACAGCTCTGGCTGAAAGCTTCCGCATCACACATCCGGTGATCGCAGGCGAACAGAACAGCGCAGATGGAACCCGGAAATTCCTGTTTACACTTGAAGACGATTTGCGTGTCGAGACGGTGTTAATTCCGTCGGAGACCGAGGAAGCGGGCAGGCCGAAACGGCTGACTCTCTGTCTCTCGACGCAGGTCGGGTGTCCGCTCGACTGCGCGTTCTGCGCCACCGCCTCGATGAAAATGCGCCGCAACGCGCGCGCCTGGGAAATCGTGGGACAGTATTTCGGGGCGCTCGCCGCGAGCGGCCAGCGTATCACGAATCTCGTGTACATGGGCATGGGCGAACCGATGCTCAATTACGACGAGACCATGAAGTCGATCGACCTCATCACGCATGAAACCACCTGCGGGGTGGGATCCGCCCATATCACCGTGTCGACAGCGGGTCTGGTGGACGGCATACGACGCATGGCCGACGAACAGCGCAAGGCCAAACTCGCCATCTCGCTGCACAGCACCGACGATGCGCTCCGGTCGGTCCTCATGCCCATTAACCGCAAATACCCTCTGTCGGAATTGATTGCGGCAGCCGAGTATTACTACCGCGCAACGAGACGTCGCATAACGTGGGAGTACATCCTGTTCGACGACCTGAACGACACGGAGGCCGACGTGCAACGGCTGCTGCGGCTGATGCGGCGCGTCCCGTCGAAGGTGAATCTGATACCCTTCCACCCCATCGACTCCGCCCTCTCGCATCCGCCGCGCCTCGAACTGCGGCCCAGTCCTCCGGCCCGAATCGAACGTTTTGCGGAGGCGCTGCGCGCGGGCAATGCGACCGTGATGCTGCGCAGCAGTTCGGGCCGCGACATCGACGCCGCCTGCGGGCAGCTCGCGGTGCGATCCCACATCCGGAAACGCGCGGTGACGACGTCATGA
- a CDS encoding glycosyltransferase — protein MDPSLSAPRISVVIPALDEEKLLPSLLRQLDEGIRARFGLELILSDGGSTDATCAIAEEGGCRVVRHTEPGRQTIAAGRNAGAGAALGAILVFINADVTLDDPFRFFAAVERSMASPRVAGATCAVHVFPAEQRLSDWLFHIVHNAYVRFLNLIGEGMGRGECQILRRSLFEELGGYNPLLAAGEDYDLFRRVRRRGSIVFLPGITMYESPRRFRRYGYLRIVWGWTRNAFSVVVRNRSASKEWETVR, from the coding sequence ATGGACCCGTCACTTTCCGCGCCGCGTATCAGCGTCGTGATCCCGGCACTCGACGAGGAGAAACTTCTGCCTTCGCTGCTGCGGCAACTCGACGAGGGGATCCGAGCGCGCTTCGGGCTCGAACTCATCCTCAGCGACGGCGGCAGCACCGATGCGACCTGCGCGATAGCGGAGGAAGGCGGCTGCCGCGTCGTGCGTCATACGGAACCCGGACGTCAGACCATCGCGGCCGGACGTAACGCAGGCGCAGGCGCCGCGCTGGGCGCGATACTCGTCTTCATCAATGCCGATGTGACACTCGATGATCCGTTCCGTTTTTTCGCGGCGGTGGAACGAAGCATGGCGTCGCCGCGTGTCGCGGGCGCGACCTGCGCCGTACACGTCTTTCCCGCCGAACAGCGTCTGTCCGACTGGCTGTTTCACATCGTGCACAACGCCTACGTGCGTTTTCTGAATCTGATCGGTGAAGGCATGGGCCGCGGCGAGTGCCAGATACTGCGGCGTTCGCTCTTCGAAGAACTCGGCGGCTACAATCCGCTGCTCGCTGCGGGCGAGGATTACGACCTCTTCCGTCGCGTCCGGCGCCGCGGGTCGATTGTGTTCCTGCCGGGCATCACCATGTACGAGTCGCCGCGCCGCTTCCGCCGCTATGGATACCTGCGTATCGTGTGGGGCTGGACGCGGAATGCCTTTTCCGTCGTCGTTCGGAACCGTTCCGCATCGAAAGAGTGGGAGACTGTGCGGTAG